Proteins encoded together in one Planctopirus ephydatiae window:
- a CDS encoding prephenate dehydrogenase, producing MKSDLPTLSAPATPLFDTLLVYGVGLLGGSVALAAKSRHVARHIVGMGRHAERLSAAQRAGVIDSYCIDPAQIPPQTDLFVAAAPVDRIAGVIREVIPALNPNCLVTDVGSTKVELAAHLADLTGEQGTIPFVGSHPIAGGDKAGFEHASGDLFIGRTCVICPDHVVESAVLKTEQFWQALGMQTVRMSAQEHDEALATTSHLPHVAAAALAGILPDEWQIVTGAGFRDTSRVAMGPSELWVSILESNWEPVVQSLERLQNQLGAFIQALKTNDSQKLLELLQAGEIRRKQLDIDES from the coding sequence ATGAAGAGCGATCTCCCCACTTTATCTGCACCTGCCACGCCACTCTTTGACACTCTGCTCGTCTATGGAGTGGGGCTTTTGGGTGGATCGGTCGCTTTGGCAGCAAAGTCTCGCCATGTCGCCCGGCACATTGTTGGCATGGGACGTCATGCCGAGCGTCTGTCGGCGGCTCAGCGAGCCGGCGTGATTGACTCGTATTGCATAGATCCTGCGCAGATTCCTCCCCAGACCGATCTGTTTGTCGCAGCGGCCCCCGTTGATCGAATTGCGGGAGTGATTCGAGAAGTGATTCCAGCACTCAATCCGAATTGCCTCGTGACCGATGTTGGCAGCACAAAAGTTGAACTTGCTGCCCATCTGGCCGACCTCACAGGCGAGCAGGGAACGATTCCCTTTGTGGGTTCACATCCGATTGCTGGGGGCGATAAAGCAGGATTCGAGCATGCCTCTGGTGATCTCTTTATCGGCCGTACCTGCGTGATCTGCCCGGATCATGTCGTTGAATCGGCGGTATTGAAAACCGAACAATTCTGGCAAGCCTTGGGGATGCAGACTGTCCGGATGTCGGCGCAAGAACACGACGAGGCCCTGGCCACGACAAGTCATTTACCGCATGTGGCAGCGGCGGCACTGGCGGGAATTTTGCCGGATGAGTGGCAAATTGTGACAGGGGCTGGTTTTCGCGATACTTCCCGAGTAGCCATGGGCCCTTCGGAACTTTGGGTTTCAATTCTCGAGTCGAACTGGGAACCGGTGGTGCAAAGCCTGGAAAGACTCCAAAATCAACTGGGGGCCTTTATCCAGGCACTCAAGACAAACGATTCACAAAAGCTGCTTGAACTTCTGCAGGCCGGGGAAATCAGACGCAAGCAGCTCGATATTGATGAAAGCTGA
- a CDS encoding DUF1501 domain-containing protein — protein MSDSFVNCCWNRRELLQLLTTGVVAFSASQLSARAAEDRGPQRGKSLITLWLAGGPSQLETWDPHPGTRIGGPTKAIDTSIQGTQICEWYPQTAEILNSFCVIRSVVSKEGDHERGTYVVRTGYRPEPTVVHPSLGSIVYHELPQGSLEIPGHVSLGDGQFATRGGYLGEESTAFRVFDPGRNLTNLEAPVDHERHQRRLKTLGQLSQGFLNGRRYPIANSLHQKTIDSALKMMTSEQLKAFSIADEPAAALVAYGDHPFGRGCLVARRLIETGVRAVDVTLNGFDTHANNFGLSRGRAEILDPALSTLVTDLKSRDLWDSTVVLVCGEFGRTPQINPLDGRDHWPHGFSILLGGGGLASGRVIGATDPEGVKSPENPVEIPQIMASILQVLGIDFQKEIFTPIGRPIRLTSGQPLAALFKA, from the coding sequence ATGTCTGATTCTTTCGTCAACTGCTGCTGGAATCGACGGGAACTGCTCCAGCTACTGACAACGGGAGTCGTTGCGTTCTCAGCCAGCCAGCTTTCTGCACGTGCGGCTGAGGATCGAGGGCCCCAGCGTGGCAAATCTTTGATCACTCTCTGGCTCGCAGGTGGCCCCAGCCAGTTGGAAACCTGGGATCCTCATCCTGGGACCAGGATCGGTGGTCCGACCAAAGCCATCGACACATCAATTCAAGGGACACAGATCTGTGAGTGGTATCCGCAGACGGCCGAGATCTTGAATTCGTTTTGCGTCATCCGATCTGTCGTTTCGAAGGAAGGTGATCACGAGCGAGGTACGTATGTCGTTCGCACTGGCTATCGACCGGAACCGACCGTGGTGCATCCTTCACTTGGAAGTATCGTCTATCACGAACTCCCGCAGGGAAGCCTGGAAATTCCCGGACATGTGAGCCTGGGTGATGGACAGTTTGCGACCAGAGGCGGTTATCTGGGTGAAGAAAGTACGGCTTTTCGCGTTTTTGACCCTGGGCGAAATCTGACGAATCTTGAAGCTCCCGTGGATCATGAGCGTCATCAACGGCGGCTGAAAACGCTCGGCCAACTTTCGCAGGGATTTCTCAACGGCCGGCGATATCCCATTGCCAATTCACTGCATCAGAAGACCATCGATTCTGCTCTCAAGATGATGACTTCTGAGCAACTCAAGGCATTTTCGATCGCGGATGAACCCGCCGCTGCGTTAGTTGCCTACGGGGATCATCCTTTTGGGCGAGGTTGTCTTGTGGCCCGGAGATTGATTGAGACGGGCGTTCGCGCGGTCGATGTGACCTTGAACGGCTTTGACACTCACGCGAACAACTTTGGCTTGTCCAGAGGCCGAGCGGAAATTCTCGATCCGGCGTTGTCAACTCTGGTGACAGACCTCAAGTCGCGCGATCTGTGGGATTCAACAGTTGTCCTGGTTTGTGGGGAGTTTGGACGAACCCCTCAAATCAATCCTTTGGATGGTCGCGACCACTGGCCTCATGGATTTTCCATTTTGCTGGGTGGCGGCGGGCTGGCGTCTGGACGAGTCATCGGCGCGACCGATCCTGAAGGGGTCAAATCACCAGAAAATCCCGTCGAAATTCCGCAGATTATGGCCAGTATTCTGCAAGTGTTAGGAATCGACTTCCAAAAGGAGATTTTCACTCCCATTGGACGGCCAATCCGGCTCACCAGCGGCCAGCCACTGGCGGCACTTTTCAAGGCATAA
- a CDS encoding DUF1549 domain-containing protein: MSGKVSTNTSTTSTSTKRADPLQRTGALKLVLPLFLTTAGVISLFAFMAQMGLEADGQPPTKLPPDLQNFKVSAAAVDQSWGNSKTLSKAERADDLTILRRLHLALVGTVPSLEEIRAFEEMESQDRIAQWTNHLLMDPRVGDYLAQRLGKVFVGIEDGQFIVFRRDRLNQWLAREILDNRPYDKIVQQMISEKGLWTGRPAGNFITAAVTGEEVDENKLAGRSARAFLGQRMDCAQCHDHFFAQWKQHDFEGLAAFYAPVRISAVGLEDQVPFQYVVEDSKAEGGKRTVDRRVPFGEEWVPAQGTERQKLAQWITHEENRRFDRAIVNRIWGLMFGKPLVEPVDDLPDPPVERQSDPLDVLADEFRTHGRSLHWLIQVIVQTQAFQQESRHPSAENGDKFDVASENWAMYPLTRLRPEQIIGNMLQAWSLQTIDQNSHVFVRLFRLFRERDFLKEYGDTGEEELALFTGTIPQALLRMNGEFSRQLSEATPLSAAGRLASLSNDREELVTGVFLACLTRRPTAKELQLIEAMRQAHPVSNAMLAEDLYWTLFNSPEFSWNH, translated from the coding sequence ATGTCGGGAAAAGTGAGCACGAACACTTCGACCACGAGCACTTCAACAAAGAGGGCAGATCCATTGCAACGGACCGGAGCACTGAAACTCGTCCTCCCCCTATTCCTGACGACGGCCGGTGTGATCAGTCTCTTCGCCTTCATGGCGCAAATGGGACTGGAAGCAGACGGGCAGCCGCCAACTAAGCTCCCGCCAGATTTGCAGAACTTTAAGGTGAGCGCTGCTGCCGTCGACCAGAGTTGGGGCAATTCCAAAACTTTGAGTAAAGCGGAACGGGCCGACGATCTGACGATTCTCCGCCGCTTGCATCTGGCACTGGTGGGGACAGTTCCTTCACTGGAAGAGATTCGCGCCTTTGAGGAGATGGAAAGCCAGGATCGAATCGCCCAGTGGACGAATCATCTGCTGATGGATCCGCGTGTGGGAGATTATCTGGCCCAGCGGCTCGGCAAAGTGTTCGTCGGCATCGAGGACGGGCAGTTCATCGTCTTTCGCCGAGATCGATTAAACCAGTGGCTGGCGCGTGAGATCCTCGACAATCGACCTTACGACAAAATTGTACAGCAGATGATCTCCGAGAAAGGATTGTGGACAGGTCGTCCCGCCGGGAACTTTATCACAGCCGCAGTGACCGGTGAGGAAGTCGATGAAAACAAACTGGCCGGACGGTCGGCACGAGCTTTTCTCGGGCAACGAATGGATTGTGCTCAATGCCACGATCACTTTTTCGCCCAGTGGAAACAACACGACTTTGAGGGCTTGGCAGCGTTTTATGCTCCCGTACGGATCTCAGCAGTCGGCCTTGAGGATCAGGTACCTTTCCAGTATGTGGTCGAGGACTCCAAAGCCGAAGGTGGAAAACGAACTGTCGATCGACGCGTTCCTTTTGGGGAAGAGTGGGTCCCCGCACAAGGCACCGAACGTCAGAAACTGGCTCAATGGATCACCCATGAGGAGAACCGCAGGTTCGACCGGGCGATTGTGAATCGCATCTGGGGCTTGATGTTCGGCAAGCCACTCGTTGAACCTGTCGACGATCTGCCTGATCCACCCGTTGAGAGACAAAGTGATCCGCTCGATGTTCTGGCCGATGAATTTCGAACCCATGGCCGATCGTTGCACTGGCTCATTCAAGTCATCGTGCAGACACAAGCTTTCCAGCAGGAATCGAGGCATCCCAGTGCCGAAAATGGTGACAAATTCGACGTAGCGTCGGAAAACTGGGCGATGTATCCACTCACCAGGCTTCGCCCGGAGCAGATTATTGGCAACATGCTGCAGGCCTGGTCACTCCAGACAATTGATCAGAACTCGCATGTCTTCGTGAGGCTGTTCCGCCTGTTTCGGGAGAGAGACTTTCTCAAGGAATATGGTGACACGGGCGAAGAGGAACTGGCACTCTTTACAGGGACGATTCCGCAGGCCTTGCTCAGAATGAATGGCGAGTTTTCCCGCCAACTCAGTGAAGCCACGCCTCTGAGTGCTGCCGGCAGGCTGGCGAGTCTCTCGAATGATCGTGAGGAACTGGTTACCGGGGTTTTTCTGGCTTGTCTGACAAGGCGGCCCACAGCCAAAGAACTTCAACTGATTGAAGCAATGCGCCAGGCTCACCCGGTTTCAAATGCAATGCTCGCCGAAGATCTGTACTGGACGTTGTTCAATTCTCCCGAGTTTTCATGGAATCATTGA